Proteins encoded together in one Schumannella luteola window:
- a CDS encoding DUF3618 domain-containing protein, whose protein sequence is MSSTDDARAAAAKARADLEQTLDAIEDKLNVPKRIGEVTKKAEVAYRDNPLPFVIGGAVAAITTVGLIAWGIFGSKRD, encoded by the coding sequence ATGAGCAGCACCGACGACGCCCGCGCCGCCGCCGCCAAGGCCCGCGCCGACCTCGAGCAGACCCTCGACGCGATCGAAGACAAGCTCAACGTGCCCAAGCGCATCGGCGAGGTCACCAAGAAGGCCGAGGTCGCCTACCGCGACAACCCGCTGCCCTTCGTCATCGGCGGCGCCGTCGCGGCGATCACCACGGTCGGCCTGATCGCCTGGGGCATCTTCGGCAGCAAGCGCGACTGA
- a CDS encoding VOC family protein, whose product MPGFHHVEVWVVDVEAVGPAWSWLLGRLGFALEAEWPGGMSWAACGAYLTLTTSPNLSASGHDRRAPGVNHLAFHGGAADAVDALMSEAPARGWTPLYAERYPHAGGPDHYAGWLENADGFKVEVVAER is encoded by the coding sequence ATGCCGGGGTTCCATCACGTCGAGGTCTGGGTCGTCGACGTCGAGGCAGTGGGGCCGGCCTGGTCTTGGCTGCTCGGGCGACTCGGATTCGCGCTCGAAGCCGAATGGCCGGGCGGGATGTCGTGGGCCGCCTGCGGCGCCTACCTCACGCTGACGACGTCGCCGAACCTGTCGGCATCCGGCCACGACCGCCGTGCGCCGGGCGTCAACCACCTCGCATTCCACGGCGGCGCTGCGGATGCCGTCGACGCGCTCATGTCTGAGGCACCTGCCCGCGGATGGACGCCGCTGTATGCCGAGCGCTACCCGCACGCCGGCGGACCCGATCACTACGCGGGCTGGCTCGAGAACGCTGACGGCTTCAAGGTCGAGGTCGTCGCGGAGCGTTGA
- a CDS encoding ferrochelatase has translation MTNNGVAAPGDGAAAVDGLPVPYATEAAACGPEHVVEPVAYDAILLAGFGGPEGQDDVIPFLRNVTRGRGIPDERLEEVAHHYRHFGGVSPINDQNRALKAALEDELARRGIQLPVIWGNRNWDPYMADAVTEAADRGFSKLIAVATSAYSSFSSCRQYREDFARTLDETGLGDRIQIDKVRQFFDHPGFVAPFEEGVRDALTDLLGRGIAREQIRVMFSTHSIPTDDAVRSGPRDRDFGDGGAYAAQHLAVAEYVMQQVGEPDVPWSLVYQSRSGPPTQPWLEPDINDAIEQAAGEDAKAVVIVPLGFVSDHMEVLWDLDTEAMETAEEHGMVALRTPTPGVDPAYVSGLIDLVMERVNGTPVAERPSVTELGPWFDVCRPGCCENVRAGFKPAAAGIAP, from the coding sequence ATCACGAACAACGGCGTCGCGGCTCCCGGCGACGGCGCAGCGGCGGTCGACGGGCTCCCCGTCCCCTACGCCACCGAGGCCGCCGCCTGCGGCCCCGAGCACGTGGTCGAGCCGGTCGCCTACGACGCGATCCTGCTCGCCGGCTTCGGCGGACCGGAGGGGCAGGACGACGTCATCCCCTTCCTGCGCAACGTCACCCGCGGCCGCGGCATCCCCGACGAGCGTCTCGAGGAGGTCGCGCACCACTATCGCCACTTCGGCGGCGTGAGCCCGATCAACGACCAGAACCGCGCGCTCAAGGCCGCGCTCGAAGACGAGCTCGCCCGCCGCGGCATCCAGCTGCCTGTCATCTGGGGCAACCGCAACTGGGACCCGTACATGGCGGATGCGGTGACCGAGGCCGCCGACCGCGGCTTCAGCAAGCTGATCGCCGTCGCGACGAGCGCCTACAGCTCGTTCTCGAGCTGCCGCCAGTACCGCGAGGACTTCGCCCGCACGCTCGACGAGACCGGGCTGGGCGACCGCATCCAGATCGACAAGGTGCGTCAGTTCTTCGACCACCCCGGCTTCGTCGCCCCCTTCGAGGAGGGCGTGCGCGACGCGCTGACCGATCTGCTCGGCCGCGGCATCGCCCGCGAGCAGATCCGGGTCATGTTCTCGACCCACAGCATCCCCACCGACGACGCCGTGCGCTCGGGCCCGCGCGATCGCGACTTCGGCGACGGCGGCGCCTACGCGGCGCAGCACCTCGCGGTCGCCGAGTACGTGATGCAGCAGGTCGGCGAGCCCGACGTGCCGTGGTCGCTCGTCTACCAGTCGCGCTCGGGGCCGCCCACGCAGCCCTGGCTCGAGCCCGACATCAACGACGCGATCGAGCAGGCGGCGGGCGAGGATGCGAAGGCCGTCGTGATCGTGCCGCTCGGCTTCGTCAGCGACCACATGGAGGTGCTCTGGGATCTCGACACCGAGGCGATGGAGACCGCCGAGGAGCACGGCATGGTCGCCTTGCGCACCCCGACGCCGGGCGTCGACCCGGCGTACGTGTCGGGCCTGATCGACCTGGTCATGGAGCGCGTGAACGGCACCCCGGTCGCCGAGCGCCCCTCGGTCACCGAGCTCGGGCCGTGGTTCGACGTGTGCCGGCCCGGCTGCTGCGAGAACGTGCGCGCGGGCTTCAAGCCGGCCGCCGCAGGGATCGCGCCGTGA
- a CDS encoding protoporphyrinogen/coproporphyrinogen oxidase produces the protein MTDRAQRPEDYATTYVIGAGVGGLVLAWELARRGRPVVVLEASDRAGGQLARQTVAGLDLDAAAESFATRGGTVATLVGELGLADDVVTPAETPAWLHRADGSSTPLPATSILGIPGVPMAADVIAAVGGGGAWRAQLDSLIPGLVAAKSTTLGELVRRRMGVGVLEGLVAPVVRGVHSMHPDELPIDRAAPGLIGAMRREGSLARAVQSLRERAPAGSQVAGLRGGVHRIVDALVAEIERFGGEVRTGVRVASIEPAQADAHVELPASAGLDARNPAEAGNSVITTEAGERFEGQVVLATPALLPAEARPESREITLVTLVVDAPGLDSAPRGTGVLVAADAPGVVARALTHATAKWAWLAEAGAASAPGRSRHVLRLSYDERPADPAAQALADASALTGVPLADPVGTAIATWSRASRAVHAVDGMHLVGEAGSGTGLAAVVAGAREQAGRLLGSSGDDSAPA, from the coding sequence GTGACCGACCGCGCGCAGCGCCCCGAGGACTACGCCACGACCTACGTGATCGGCGCGGGCGTCGGCGGGCTCGTGCTCGCGTGGGAGCTCGCCCGCCGCGGGCGTCCCGTGGTCGTGCTCGAGGCGTCGGATCGCGCTGGCGGTCAGCTCGCCCGGCAGACCGTGGCGGGGCTCGACCTCGATGCGGCCGCCGAGTCGTTCGCGACCCGCGGCGGCACCGTCGCGACCCTGGTCGGCGAGCTCGGGCTGGCGGATGACGTGGTCACCCCCGCCGAGACCCCGGCCTGGCTGCACCGTGCTGACGGCTCGTCGACGCCGCTGCCCGCGACGAGCATCCTCGGCATCCCCGGCGTGCCGATGGCGGCCGACGTGATCGCCGCGGTCGGCGGCGGCGGCGCGTGGCGTGCGCAGCTCGACTCGCTCATCCCGGGTCTCGTCGCCGCGAAGTCGACGACGCTCGGCGAGCTGGTGCGACGGCGGATGGGCGTCGGCGTGCTCGAGGGACTGGTCGCGCCGGTCGTGCGCGGCGTGCACTCGATGCACCCCGACGAGCTGCCGATCGACCGTGCCGCACCGGGCCTGATCGGGGCCATGCGTCGGGAGGGCTCGCTGGCCCGGGCGGTGCAGAGCCTGCGTGAGCGGGCCCCCGCCGGCTCCCAGGTCGCCGGGCTCCGCGGCGGCGTGCACCGCATCGTGGATGCGCTGGTCGCCGAGATCGAGCGCTTCGGCGGCGAGGTGCGCACCGGCGTGCGCGTGGCGAGCATCGAACCGGCGCAGGCCGATGCCCATGTCGAGTTGCCCGCTTCTGCCGGGTTGGACGCTCGGAACCCGGCAGAAGCGGGCAACTCGGTGATCACCACCGAGGCAGGGGAGCGCTTCGAGGGGCAGGTCGTGCTCGCGACGCCCGCACTGCTGCCCGCCGAAGCGCGCCCCGAGAGTCGCGAGATCACGCTCGTCACCCTCGTGGTCGATGCGCCCGGGCTCGACTCGGCCCCGCGGGGGACCGGCGTGCTGGTCGCCGCCGACGCCCCCGGCGTCGTCGCCCGCGCGCTCACGCACGCGACCGCGAAGTGGGCCTGGCTCGCCGAGGCGGGCGCCGCATCCGCACCCGGTCGCAGCCGTCACGTGCTGCGTCTCAGCTACGACGAGCGCCCCGCCGACCCCGCCGCGCAGGCGCTGGCCGACGCGAGCGCGCTCACCGGCGTGCCCCTCGCCGACCCCGTCGGCACGGCCATCGCGACCTGGAGCCGGGCGTCACGTGCGGTTCATGCCGTTGACGGAATGCACCTGGTGGGAGAGGCTGGATCCGGCACCGGGCTGGCCGCGGTCGTGGCCGGAGCCCGGGAGCAGGCTGGACGCCTCCTGGGATCGTCCGGGGACGACAGCGCCCCTGCCTAG
- the hemQ gene encoding hydrogen peroxide-dependent heme synthase, protein MSTDAPERLGYALWAVFRRGDAPLPTRSTVEEALPHLDRLGVELRGLYDASGIRADADLIIWLTGEKPENVQEALRALRRTDPISSLVPTWNALGVHREAEFTRNHSPAFMKGLPPKQWLTVYPFVRSYDWYLLPDDERRQMLSDHGRKGAEYAEVQPNTVASFALGDYEWILGLEADELVSLVDLMRHLRQTEARRHVREEVPFYTGRLIAPNEILAVFA, encoded by the coding sequence ATGTCGACTGACGCTCCCGAACGGCTCGGCTACGCCCTCTGGGCCGTGTTCCGCCGGGGAGACGCACCGCTCCCCACCCGCTCCACCGTCGAGGAGGCCCTGCCTCACCTCGACCGCCTCGGGGTCGAACTCCGCGGCCTCTACGACGCCTCCGGCATCCGCGCCGACGCCGACCTGATCATCTGGCTGACCGGCGAGAAGCCCGAGAACGTGCAGGAGGCGCTGCGCGCGCTGCGCCGCACCGACCCGATCTCGTCGCTCGTGCCGACCTGGAACGCCCTCGGCGTGCATCGCGAGGCCGAGTTCACGCGCAATCACTCGCCCGCCTTCATGAAGGGCTTGCCGCCCAAGCAGTGGCTCACCGTCTACCCCTTCGTGCGCAGCTACGACTGGTACCTGCTGCCCGACGACGAGCGCCGCCAGATGCTCAGCGACCACGGCCGCAAGGGCGCCGAGTACGCCGAGGTGCAGCCGAACACGGTCGCGAGCTTCGCGCTCGGCGACTACGAGTGGATCCTGGGCCTCGAGGCCGACGAGCTGGTCTCGCTGGTCGACCTGATGCGCCACCTGCGCCAGACCGAGGCGCGCCGCCACGTGCGGGAAGAGGTGCCGTTCTACACGGGCCGCCTCATCGCGCCGAACGAGATCCTGGCGGTGTTCGCGTGA
- a CDS encoding GNAT family N-acetyltransferase yields MSLRIRVPELVTARTRLRPLRVDDGDALVAWQGDAETCRYLPYAPRTPEQVEQFVARFVDVDTVAADEDRVVLGIELLAALHGDDGRTIADAGAVVGEQHLVLKSTELAEVELGWVLHPAVAGLGLAGETARAVRDAALEAGAHRIVAELDPLNTASTRLCARLGMREEARFRQNFRDSDGNWADTGIWALLAGDPLP; encoded by the coding sequence GTGAGCCTGCGCATCCGTGTTCCCGAGCTGGTGACCGCGCGCACGCGGCTGCGTCCGCTGCGGGTCGACGACGGGGATGCGCTAGTCGCCTGGCAGGGCGACGCCGAGACGTGCCGCTACCTGCCCTATGCGCCGCGCACGCCGGAGCAGGTGGAGCAGTTCGTCGCCCGCTTCGTCGACGTCGACACCGTCGCCGCCGACGAGGACCGCGTCGTGCTCGGCATCGAGCTGCTCGCCGCGCTGCACGGCGACGACGGGCGCACGATCGCCGACGCCGGCGCCGTGGTCGGCGAGCAGCACCTCGTGCTGAAGTCGACCGAGCTCGCCGAGGTCGAGCTGGGCTGGGTGCTGCATCCGGCCGTCGCCGGGCTCGGCCTCGCGGGCGAGACGGCGCGGGCTGTGCGGGATGCCGCCCTCGAGGCCGGGGCGCACCGCATCGTCGCCGAGCTCGATCCGCTCAACACCGCATCCACCCGGCTCTGCGCACGGCTCGGGATGCGGGAGGAGGCGCGCTTCCGTCAGAACTTCCGCGACTCCGACGGGAACTGGGCCGACACCGGCATCTGGGCGCTGCTCGCCGGCGACCCGCTGCCCTGA
- a CDS encoding glutamyl-tRNA reductase: MLVCLTANHRNAGFDLLDRLSVGAPGAVTELISAEAGIQGAVVVATCNRFEAYLDVDGVDADAAVERTVAVMSRAGGVSGAELLEAADVKTADDVTRHLFAVASGLESVVVGEDEIAGQVRRSYDQARTEHTSTSTLDRLFQRAAATSRAVRGATDLGGAGRSIARLALELATSRVTDWTRARVLVVGTGSYAATTIAALHDRGAVDISVYSATGRAQMFATKYGVRAVSELRDGIAAADVVITCTARYAVAPADITDDSRRLVIDLGLPRNVDPAVGRLPGVELLDLEIIALHAPLPEMGLSETARDLVGSAASAFAAEQTAAPAIVALRKHVFDALDEEIARAESRGNGDPAGTAKTVEALRHLAGVLLHTPSVRARELTAEGRGAEFAAGLEALFGVTIEDAASTAPVSPLRRAAGAEVVDAAAASGHAAGMPDDEFHRNLRRNA, translated from the coding sequence GTGCTCGTCTGCCTCACGGCGAACCACCGCAATGCGGGGTTCGACCTCCTCGACCGACTGTCTGTCGGTGCGCCGGGGGCGGTGACCGAGCTCATCTCGGCCGAGGCCGGCATCCAGGGCGCTGTCGTGGTCGCGACCTGCAACCGCTTCGAGGCCTACCTCGATGTCGACGGCGTGGATGCGGATGCCGCGGTCGAGCGCACCGTCGCCGTCATGAGCCGCGCGGGCGGGGTGAGCGGCGCCGAGCTGCTCGAGGCCGCCGACGTCAAGACCGCCGACGACGTGACCCGTCACCTCTTCGCGGTCGCCTCGGGCCTCGAGTCGGTCGTCGTCGGCGAGGACGAGATCGCCGGCCAGGTGCGCCGCAGCTACGACCAGGCCCGCACCGAGCACACCTCGACCAGCACCCTCGACCGTCTCTTCCAGCGCGCCGCCGCCACCTCGCGCGCCGTGCGCGGCGCCACCGACCTCGGCGGGGCCGGCCGCTCGATCGCCCGCCTCGCGCTCGAGCTCGCGACGAGCCGCGTGACCGACTGGACGCGGGCCCGCGTGCTCGTCGTCGGCACCGGCAGCTACGCCGCCACCACGATCGCCGCGCTGCACGACCGCGGCGCCGTCGACATCAGCGTCTACTCGGCCACCGGCCGCGCCCAGATGTTCGCCACGAAGTACGGCGTGCGCGCCGTCAGCGAGCTGCGCGACGGCATCGCCGCGGCGGATGTGGTCATCACCTGCACCGCCCGCTACGCCGTCGCCCCCGCCGACATCACCGACGACAGCCGCCGCCTCGTGATCGACCTGGGCCTGCCGCGCAACGTCGACCCGGCTGTCGGACGCCTGCCCGGCGTCGAGCTGCTCGACCTCGAGATCATCGCCCTGCACGCGCCGCTGCCCGAGATGGGACTCAGCGAGACCGCGCGCGACCTGGTCGGCTCGGCCGCATCCGCCTTCGCCGCCGAGCAGACCGCCGCCCCGGCGATCGTGGCGCTGCGCAAGCACGTCTTCGACGCCCTCGACGAGGAGATCGCCCGCGCCGAGTCGCGCGGCAACGGCGACCCGGCCGGAACCGCGAAGACCGTCGAGGCCCTGCGCCACCTGGCCGGCGTGCTGCTGCACACCCCCTCGGTGCGCGCCCGCGAGCTGACGGCCGAGGGCCGCGGCGCCGAGTTCGCCGCCGGACTCGAGGCCCTCTTCGGCGTCACGATCGAGGATGCGGCGAGCACCGCCCCGGTCAGCCCGCTGCGTCGCGCCGCGGGCGCCGAGGTCGTAGACGCTGCGGCCGCATCCGGACACGCCGCCGGCATGCCGGACGACGAGTTCCACCGGAACCTGCGCCGCAACGCCTAA
- a CDS encoding phage holin family protein, translating into MTDPGRTPGDRASGLPGTERTAGSSTGPGAGIPRGDADVRAGKLPKPPRKPSLVELVSGLPGQVTDLVHHEIELVKAEMIGKLKALGIGGGLILGAVGILLFMLGVLLTAAVLGLSETGLPGWASALIVAGVLLIAAAIVALIGWRKLKGGLPPVPTEAIDSLQRDLRVVKGIGRPDQRA; encoded by the coding sequence ATGACTGACCCGGGCCGCACCCCGGGCGACCGCGCCTCCGGCCTGCCCGGCACCGAGCGCACCGCCGGCTCCTCGACCGGGCCGGGCGCCGGCATCCCCCGCGGCGACGCGGATGTGCGCGCCGGCAAGCTGCCGAAGCCGCCGCGCAAGCCCTCGCTCGTCGAACTCGTCAGCGGCCTTCCCGGTCAGGTGACCGACCTGGTCCACCACGAGATCGAGCTCGTCAAGGCCGAGATGATCGGCAAGCTCAAGGCGCTCGGCATCGGCGGCGGCCTCATCCTCGGCGCCGTCGGCATCCTGCTCTTCATGCTCGGTGTGCTGCTGACGGCCGCCGTGCTCGGGCTCAGCGAGACCGGGCTGCCGGGATGGGCGTCGGCGCTCATCGTCGCCGGCGTGCTGCTGATCGCCGCGGCGATCGTCGCGCTGATCGGCTGGCGCAAGCTCAAGGGCGGGCTGCCGCCCGTTCCCACCGAGGCCATCGACAGCCTGCAGCGCGACCTGCGCGTCGTGAAGGGCATCGGCCGGCCGGACCAGCGCGCCTGA
- the hemE gene encoding uroporphyrinogen decarboxylase: MAPIRPSGPAGARWEDGRVSLSAEHPLVDGRTTRSPLVRALRGDRPERTPVWFMRQAGRSLPEYRELRVSTKMLDACLDPALASEITLQPVRRHGVDAAVFFSDIVVPVLLAGVGVEIVPGRGPVIDEPIRTASDVLKLRPIEPSALDPIREAVKLTVAELGETPLIGFAGAPFTLASYLVEGGPSKDQGRARALMYSDPHAWATLLNWCADVSGEFLRAQVESGASAVQLFDSWVGSLSRRDYQRRVAPHSERAFSHLRGIADADDRTVPKIHFGLGGGEFLDVMRDIGADAIGVDWRIPLDEANRRLGGTTPLQGNIDSALLGAPWSTLRSHVDEVVDRGLAAPAHVVNLGHGVPPETDPDVLTRIVRVVHGEE, from the coding sequence ATGGCCCCGATCCGCCCGAGCGGGCCCGCAGGCGCGCGGTGGGAGGATGGGCGCGTGAGTCTGAGCGCCGAGCATCCCCTCGTCGACGGCCGCACCACGCGCTCTCCGCTGGTGCGCGCCCTGCGCGGCGACCGACCCGAGCGCACCCCCGTGTGGTTCATGCGCCAGGCCGGCCGAAGCCTGCCCGAGTACCGCGAGCTGCGGGTGAGCACGAAGATGCTCGACGCCTGCCTCGACCCCGCGCTGGCGAGCGAGATCACGCTGCAGCCGGTGCGACGGCACGGGGTGGATGCGGCGGTCTTCTTCAGCGACATCGTCGTGCCGGTGCTGCTGGCCGGCGTCGGCGTCGAGATCGTGCCCGGTCGCGGCCCGGTGATCGACGAGCCCATCCGCACCGCCTCCGACGTGCTCAAGCTGCGCCCGATCGAGCCGTCCGCGCTCGACCCGATCCGCGAGGCCGTGAAGCTCACGGTCGCCGAGCTCGGCGAGACCCCGCTGATCGGCTTCGCCGGCGCTCCGTTCACCCTCGCGAGCTACCTCGTCGAGGGCGGGCCGTCGAAGGATCAGGGCCGCGCCCGCGCTCTCATGTACTCCGACCCGCACGCCTGGGCGACGCTGCTCAACTGGTGCGCCGACGTGTCGGGCGAGTTCCTGCGCGCCCAGGTCGAGTCGGGCGCGAGCGCCGTGCAGCTGTTCGACTCCTGGGTGGGCTCGCTGTCGCGCCGCGACTACCAGCGCCGTGTCGCGCCGCACTCCGAGCGCGCCTTCTCGCACCTGCGCGGCATCGCCGACGCCGACGACCGCACGGTGCCGAAGATCCACTTCGGCCTCGGCGGCGGCGAGTTCCTCGACGTGATGCGCGACATCGGCGCGGATGCGATCGGCGTCGACTGGCGCATCCCGCTCGACGAGGCGAACCGTCGACTCGGCGGTACGACGCCGCTGCAGGGCAACATCGACTCGGCCCTGCTCGGGGCGCCCTGGTCGACGCTGCGCTCGCACGTCGACGAGGTCGTCGACCGCGGACTCGCCGCACCCGCGCACGTCGTCAACCTGGGCCACGGCGTGCCGCCGGAGACCGACCCCGACGTGCTGACCCGCATCGTGCGCGTCGTGCACGGCGAGGAGTGA
- a CDS encoding YtxH domain-containing protein — protein MKGKILFIAGLGVGYVLGTKAGRERYEQIAAVAGRFWGSPLVQKQVDTVEGFVRDKAPDVAEFAGETVKKVVGAATGRGSTAAKRSAAAKKAAATRRANAARSQSDD, from the coding sequence ATGAAGGGCAAGATCCTGTTCATCGCCGGTCTCGGCGTGGGCTACGTGCTCGGCACGAAGGCCGGGCGCGAGCGCTACGAGCAGATCGCCGCCGTCGCGGGCCGCTTCTGGGGCAGCCCCCTCGTGCAGAAGCAGGTCGACACCGTCGAGGGCTTCGTGCGCGACAAGGCGCCCGACGTCGCGGAGTTCGCCGGCGAGACCGTGAAGAAGGTCGTCGGCGCCGCCACCGGTCGCGGCTCGACCGCCGCCAAGCGCTCGGCCGCCGCGAAGAAGGCCGCGGCGACCCGCCGGGCCAACGCCGCGCGCAGCCAGAGCGATGACTGA